DNA sequence from the Shewanella piezotolerans WP3 genome:
CTTTAGGAATGTTCTGTACATACCATTCAACAATGGGGCCATAGCCGAGTTCGCTATATAGCATTGGTACTTTGGCGACGGTAGCATTTGAAATTTTCCAAATTTTACCTATTTGCTTATCGGGAACTTTTTGCAATAAAAGTGTAATTTGGTTGCCTTTTACTTCTACCCGGCCAAATGCGTCGCGATAATTTGGTAGTTGATCGTCACTTGCACCACTGGGTAAGTCACTTATCTCTTCAAGGTTAACCCAGATATTACGCTCAATAATCGCCACTAACTGCTTTGCATATTCAGGCCCGAGTTCCTTTGACATCCCGTCGGGCAGGTAACGTAGATCTAGATATTTTGCTGCTTTATCGAAGTTCTGCTCAAACGTCGCCTCAAAGAACCCTTCTATCGTTCCTCTCGGAGTGTCCCTAAACAAGCTGTCTTTATAATCATAGCTAGTGTTTTTTTCACTGCTCGTACTGGGTTCTTCTATCGATTCAGCATCTGTTTTAACTGCGCTTGCGAGCCCAGGTGCCACCGCATCTGCAGTGGAAATATTGATTGCTAGCAAGATCAGCACAATACATAAAATAATCCTTGTCATTAATAGACTCCTTTACAGCCAACAACGTAGAACTTAGGTTAAAACTAGCATGGTTTAACCTACTGTTAACACTTCATAATTAACTATATGTGTACTTTATGTATTGACAAGTAGTATTGACTGGATATAATGCAGCCTGTTTTAGAGATATACCCTTTTTTGATATACTTTCACCGCCTTCTGTAAAGTCCACGATTCGTCGTTCGATCCCCACATAAGCGTTATCACAACAGGTTCAATCATCTTAATCGGCAGTCATTTTACTGTCATATCTTTATGTTTTACTTCGTTGCAGCTTGAGAATAGTTCAGTATTTGTGATCTTAACGATATATTCGTTAACAAAACTGCCCAACAAGCCACTTGTAAAAGCATAAAAAGATGAGTAATCTCGAATGGAACTTAAATTCATCTTTCGCAAAAATGCTAAGGATATTCTATCGTTATAAAACACTACCAATATTGGTAGCATTAATAAAAAGGAGTGTGACCATATGTCATACCTAGTAAATGGACATGAAATTACCGTTAACTTTCCAGTAGACTCAATTTCTGTCAACAAATCATCAATCGCCTTTACTGACAGTCAAGGTAAAAATAGACAGACTTTTTCAAAGCGTACTGAAGCGCTTAAATTTATGAACTGGTTGTTGTCTTCAAGTAAGTAAGTTTTAAATCTGTAGTACCGACTTTTCGATACATTTCCTCTCACTCGTATCGATAGTTTGTCTTCATAGGCAAACGAATAGGACTGAAACATATTCAGCTATTTAGTTAACTTCATTTGGTTCAGGCTTTACCTCTTTTCAGGTAAACAGCCTAACCAAGTGGATACCCACCCTCTCAATGATAAACCACCTCATAACAGTATAATTATTGCATTAAGTTGCAGGATACTTACGTTGGTAACGCGGTAACATGGTCGCATTACCCAATAAACCACCTTGATGAATATATAGTATATTAGTGTCTTCAGAATCTGATAACAGCTTTTCTACGCACATCCAGCCTTTTGGGTCATACAACAGTTCAAACTCTATCCCTTGCTCGGTAACTTTTTGCCAAATCTGATAAAACTCTCGATACAGCTTTCCAAAATGATATTTCTTATCTGTTTTCACTATCTGAGGATGAAATGAAACATCTGTGATTAACTCAGAAAACTGCTGGGATAAATAAGCTTCATCACCAACACAAGCACAGGTTTTTACCGAAATACTGGGGGCATAAAGTACAAAGTACTCATTAAGAAAAACAGCCGTTGTACCTGTACCTGACGGTAAAAAGACAGTTAATTCTGTCAATTTTCTCTGCGAAAACCAGTCACTTACCTCCTTAGCCAGTTGATGTACCCCCTCTCTAGCATAAAGGCATCGCCCTCCCTCGGGGACGAACAGCGCTTGGTTATCATTGGGGATCACCACTTGTTCTATATATGCCCTACAACTTCTATTGTTCCTATCCTCAATAAGTGACAAGTCTATAACGTTTGCCCCATTAGAGACCGCCTCAACAAAGTTACCTTTCGAGGATTTCAGCACTTGTTCGGCGATATGGTCGGTATAGAAGTCAAGTTGCCAGCCTTTTAATTTAGCTAACGCTGACATTGAATAGAGTGAATTTGCCACAGGGGAACCATAGCCAACCAGTCGAGTGATATCTGGGAACTCATGATTTAAAAAATAGGCAAATTTACGCGCCTTGTTGCCTGAAAACTCTTTATGCAGTAAGTCATCTCTTTTAACAAAAACACGTCCCGCGTTAAATTCGATACTATCAATTGGCGTGTTAATCAGCACAGCTATTCTCTTCAATCTATTGATAATCAATTGTAGCGCTTAACAGCGCCGAGTTCAGACTCCAATGCGTAAAAAAGACTAAATTTTGGTAAAAGTCACAATCATAGACAATTACAAAACAAAAAAAACAGTTAATACAACACCTTAATTATTGGCATGATAATGGCATTATTGAAGTTAGCAAAGTCCTTTGGACTGTTAACTAATTACTTGAGGGTTTTTAAATGGCGGTATTACGCTTAGTGTTCAACATAGCTTGGTTCGTATTAGGCGGTTTCGTAATGGGACTCGCTTGGTGGCTAGCTGGATTACTCTGTTTTATCAGCATAATAGGCATACCATTTGGCAGAGCTTGTTTCGTTATAGGAGAGATGACATTTTGGCCATTTGGCCAAGATTCTGTGAACCGTCGAGCACTAACTGGAACTGAAGATTTGGGCACTGGTGCCTTTGGTATGATGGGCAATATTATCTGGTTCTTATTATTTGGTATCTGGCTCACTATTGGTCATATTATGCACGCTTTTGCTTGTGCAATTACCATAATAGGGATCCCGTTTGCACTACAGCATTTAAAGCTGGCTATTTTAAGCTTAACTCCTATCGGACAAACCGTAGTTGCAAAGGCTTAATACCAGTCATAGCAACGCTTTTTTCAGCTGCGCAATAAGCGCAGCTGGATTGTCTAAACTAATGTCATGTCCTGCATTATCAAACTCAACAAGCTGACATCGATAATGTTCCGCTATAGATTGACTGCATTCAGGGGAAACCAACTTGTCTAAAACACCACTAAACACAAAGATAGGCTGTTGCAAGCGATCACAGCACTTAAAATATGCACACGCACATAGTTGACGAACGGCATTGTGCAGGCGAACCCGATTTTGCTGCCTCAATTTACTCCATTTTTTTGCCATCGCAGGGCTAGTTCCTAAGTGCTCACTGGATAATTTAAGCGCTGTCGCTTCCGACCAATCGACCCCGTTATCTCTATTGCGGGTCCGATACGCATCTATGACGGCATAAATACTAAAGCGTCGATACCAAGGTGATAAGTTAGCGGCACTGGTATTAATAATAACGACTTTACTGACTTTCTTTGGCGATAAACGTGCCATTTCAATGGCTATCATCCCCCCCATAGAAAGCCCTATGATACAGTTATCTCCCTCTTCTATCTGTTCCAATAATGCACCTGCATACTCCGTAATGCTCAATGGACTTTTATCAGAACTGAAAACCCCATTCCCTCTACTATCAAGAGCCATAATATCAATATCGTGCGCCATCACTTGCGCCTGAAGCATTACAGCAAAGTCATGCCAGTGGCGTTTATCGCGCATCAAACCGCGCAGGAGTATCCACTTAGTTCTATGACTAACGCTTGGTTTACTCATCAGCGCTGAAACCACCTGTTAATAGCTGCTTGGTTTTGTAATTTTAACCCTTCTGCACTCATATGTTCTAACTCTCTGCTTGCTGCTAAATCCAATAAAAATTGCATAAACACTGTATGTTTTCGCAATGCTCTAACTTGTCGATGTTGTTTTTGTGGATTGAATAATCCTGCAAAATTAAACACCTGCCGTGGATTTTTCTTTACCCAACTCCAAGAGCCCATCTCCAGTGTTAATGGTAAAAAAGGCTTATCACTCTCATTGGCCGCGAGGTAATCCCAAATATCTCCATGCGTACGATATATTAAGCTTTGCGGCGAAAAGCTGTAGTGATTATGGTATGGGTAACTGGATTGATATAGCTGTTCTAAATAATAAATCTGCCCTAAACTAGATACTGGCTTACTAGAGCCTGCAAACGGAAACCATATGTGATCCGTCATACCAAATCCAGAGTGTGCATCTAAAGAGATTAGACTTGTAGAGCAAGCCTTAAGCAATTCAACATATTGGATCAGCGCCCGAGTTTCTTGCTCTACACCTTGATGCCCCCTGTACCATGGCAGATGAGATGATAGTTTTTGCCCACCCACAAGAAAAGTCACCTTTGACTCGGCCTCAATGGGTGCATTTCGCATTAAGTCCACTCGATGGCCATTACACCGAGTACTGCGAAGTAAACCAATAGGATTAACAATTGGCACGAAAGCGATCTTTATTTTGGTTAATAACTGCTGTAACTGACAATCCCATTCAAGTCGAGAAAGGATGCTTTCAAGTAAGGCAATGACCACTTGAATACCAATTAACTCAACACCATGTACTCCACTGACAAATAATACACAGGGGACATTTCCCCCCTTTGCCCCCAATTCAGCACAGATGACCGGATAGCTCTGTTTTTTTAAATTCACCTTTGTCAGCGTCTTAGCATGTAACTGCGGATAACTATCTATCAAATCTAGTAACGTTTGTAGCTCTGTCGGCGCTGCTTGCATGGTAAAGTGGTGCCATTTGAGAAGTTATGAGAACAAAATAAACGACGAATAAGACAAAGTGAGGTCAAGCAGATGACGAAATCTATTGCGCCATGTTTTCTTGCAGTATTTTGTCCACGTCAATTTTGCCTAGCCCTTGGTTGAAAAGGTCGCGCCATTTTTTACCTTCAGCATTGTTTTTAAAGGCGATATAAAGCTCTTTTTGGGTCAATATTCGCTTATTAAGTTGCACTCGGCTGGCGACCGACTTCATATCTGGTTGGCCAAGTAAATAACCCAGTACATGGGCATCGATTACAGCAGCATCAATGCGGCCTGAAACCACTTTTTTTATGTTATGAATATCGGACGCCACTGCTTCAGCCGGCTGTACACCTTGAGCAATCATGTTATCGAGTTGCTCGGTGTTGACGTACCCCTGGACAACGCCAATGGTGTATTGATTTAGATCGCTCTGGTTTGACCAACTAATCGGATGACGCTTTTGCTCGACTAACCCTAGGGGGCTACTGCCCATTGAATATGAAAAGACAAACTTTTCTGTTGGATACGCATACTCAGGCAAATAGCCAGAGTATTTTGAATCTTCCCTCGATGCCATTCTCACTGCGCGGCTCCAAGGATAGAAATCAACCTGAACTTCATGCCCTACGGCTGCCAATGCTGCACGAGTAATAGCAATACTCGCGCCTTCATTCTTCAACTGACTGCCAGCATATGGTGGCCAGTGCAAAGAGGTTAAGTACAACGTATCGGCATAGCATACTGGCAATGTACAGCTTAATATCAAAAACAGAAAAAGTTTTTGCCCTTTGCTAACAGCAGTTGTTAATCGTTGAATAATATTGAAAACAAAACTACACATGTTAAGTATTGATCCTCCTTCACCGCCTAGCTAATAGGATTAACATTCGCGAACCTATCAAAGATTCTAGTCAATCATAGCGATATAACCAAGATTAGGACTTGATACTATAAAAGTCAGGGTAAAGACATTAAGCACAGTAACGTTAACGATTCACTATTGTTTGCAACTAACATTTGGATGAGACCGTGAACAGGAATTGTTACAGTTGCTTTTACCTTTGAAGCGAAAACGGGCATATACTCAATGAGTACGATTAACATACAAAATCGCAGTTATATTGCCGTTTAATCAGTGAGAGTCACCATTGATAAGGCAAAGGAGGATCTAATGCTAAAGAAAACACTGATAACAGTCGTTGGTGGATTACTAACATTAACAGGCGCAGCCCTAATCATACTGCCAGGCCCCGCTTGGTTGCTACTCCCTATCGGATTAGCAGTGTTGAGTTTAGAATATACTTGGGCTAAGCATTGGCTTAAAAAAAGTCAAAACCACATGAGCAACACAGCTCGCTGGCTTGATAGAAAGATATTACTGCGCAGACTGAAACGATAATATCCCTAGTGTTACGTGGCTGTTTATGGCGTAACAGGCTCTAGGGATAAAAGTAAAACTCTACCACAGAGGAGTTCTCCTCCTATCAAGCCATCTTAATTCTTACTGCGACTAAGATCCCATAAAACTAATCCAAACAAGCGATAGTCCCAATCGAGTCAAGTCATTATATCTAATAAAAATAATAACTTAATATAACCCCCCAACAAATAACCACACATTAAGTAAGTTTATAGGGGCGCACCATGAGCACATTGACAAACCTTACTATCGCCATTGCCACTGTTTTTTCCGCAACTTCATTTGCTGCAAGCGAACCTATCGAGATCATACCCGCAGCAATAATCACCAACCCAGATAAAGTCGAGCTTGGAAAAATGTTATTTTTTGAACCTAGACTATCAAAATCGGGGTTCATCTCTTGTAACTCATGCCATAACCTCTCACTTGGTGGCGTAGATGCTTTACCAACCTCTATCGGACATAACTGGCAACAAGGGTCAATTAACTCTCCAACAGTATTAAATGCTGAGTATGGGTTGGCCCAGTTTTGGGACGGACGAGCTAAAGATCTTAAAGAGCAAGCAGGCGGTCCTATCGCTAATCCTAAAGAGATGGGCTTCAGCCACGAACTGGCTGTAGATACCATTCGTTCCATGCCAGCTTACCAAGCTAGATTTGCGCAGGTTTACCAAAAGGATGGCATTACGATTGAAGAGATCACTGATGCCATAGCTGAATTCGAAAAAACATTAGTGACACCGAATGCACCATTCGACAAATTTTTACTCGGTGATAAAAATGCTATCGATGCGGACGCAAAAGCAGGCTACCAACTATTTAAAGACAAAGGTTGTGTAAGCTGTCATAACGGCCCAGCAGTTGGTGGCACCATGTATATGAAGATGGGTCTGGTTAAACCTTTCCACACTAACAACCCTGCTGAAGGACGCAAAGGGGTTACCGGAAAAGAAGCCGACAAATTTGTATTTAAAGTGCCAACGCTAAGAAATATCGAACTCACCTACCCGTATTTCCACGATGGTAGTGTTTGGGAATTAGCGGAAGCGGTAAACACCATGGCAGATATTCAGCTCGGTCAGGCTTTATCAGAAAATGAAACTAAACAGATGGTGTCATTTTTGAATTCCTTAACCGGTGAGCAGCCTCAAATTGTGTTACCAATACTGCCGCCATCCACAGCTGACACGCCACGTCCTGTGCCTTTTGCTAACTAGCAAATCAAGCTAAATCTGATATATAAAAAAGCCGCTAAATGCGGCTTTTTTATTTGAAAGAGTCAGCAATAACCCTATACGGCAGGTTGAAAAGATAGCGTTCTAAAGCGCTCTACAATTGCGTTTAGTACACCTTGTTGGCGCATATTACTGAGTACACCAGGACTAAACCTATCTAAGCGAGACATTGCTGTGACTAACAACTGACATTCATATAATGTAGCATCGGCAATATACTCAGGGCGATCAACCATATAACTCTTGTTATACCACTCATCCCATTTAAAACTCTCGAGTAACAAACCATCGCGGTCTAGATCGGCAACAAACTCTTGCAAACGCTTATCCGAAACAAAATGGTTTCCAATAACAAGATCTTGAGCATACTCTTTATATAGACCAGTTGTGTGGCTCTGTATTGTTGAGTTGTTCATACTATACCTCCGTTCATAACTGGCCTTATGCTGCTCTTTAATTAGAGAAGACTATTTATGTAGATAATTGATATCTGCATAAGGCATACCAGTTTTCAATGAGGTTATTCTAATTGATGCAAACTGAACGCAACCTTAATAGCACGACACCGCACTAAGCCCATGTAATAAATATAAAAAATACTCAGTCAACAGCAATGAGATAAAATTAGATCTCTGAAATTCTAACCAGAATACACCTCAACAAATCTCCTCTAACCAAATGAGTTCAATCTGTTATCACTCTTTTACATCTTGGTTAGCAATATGCCAATGCAATATGCATTGACTATACTTAGGCGCATAAAATGGCAAAAAGGAGTACCTATGAATTTAGTTTTCAAAAATTATCTATTCGTTTTAGCTTTTGTCATCAATACAAATTCTATTTATGCCTCAGATAAATCCGCTAAAAGCGATAAATATAAAGATAAGAATAAGCAGCAAACCTTGCCCTATGGCTTGCAAAAGAAAATGGAAAGAGGAGAACCACTGCCTCCTGGCTGGCAAAAAAAGCTTAATATAGGTGACAAACTCAGTAATGATCTTTTTACACGAGGTAAAATGATTTCACCTATCGACTCTAATGGTAATCTTGTCATTGATATTGAAGATGTTCCAATCAAGATCAATAACAAAACTCGTGAAATCATCGATATACTAGTCAAAGACAATTAACCGTTCCCATCTAAAGTTGATGCTGCTAGATATTAACGTTTTAAGCGGTCTTTTCAGCGTTAAACTCATCCATAATCAACTCGGTAAATAAACGTCCCGCTCTGCCTAACGGACGCTCCATCGTCGATACCAGTTGTGGTGTGAAACTAAATCGATTTCCACCGCTAAAATCAACTTCCACTAACTGGCCACTCTTCAGTTCATCGGTAATCAAAAAATCAGGCATCCAGCCAAAACCTAACCCCATCATTAGTGCGTTTTTTTTCATTATAAAGCCAGACAAGTAGAACACTTTATCACCACCAAATTGCAGTTCATCTCTATGCAGCTTTTCAGGCGAAGAGTCCTCAATGGTGAGCTCTACATGACGTTGCAATTCAAAAAGGCTAATATTTTTCTCACTGGCTAATGGATGATTGGCAGCGGTAACTAAAATACTGGTGATTTTAGGCAAAGGCTGTGGCCGATAATTTGGGCCTGTACGATAATCTTTCACCAACATTAGATCTGCGCTGTCTCGCTCGAAACGTTCCTGAACTCCGCCTAAGAACTCCATGTTAAGTTGCACTTTCGTTGGGATCTGTTGTTCAGCCATTCTTTTTAGTGCGCGCATAATCGGCTTCATTGGCAACGCACCATCAACCACTAATTCAAGTTTGGGTTCCCAACCTTCACTAAACCTGCTGGCTAAATGTTCAATGTTGGTAAGGTACTGCAGCAACCTTTGCCCTTCAGCTAAAATAACTTTCCCTTCTGGTGTTAACTCTGCACGGTACTGATCCCGACAGAAAAGGTTTACACCTAAGTGTTGTTCAAGTTTTTTGACCTGATAGCTTACCGCTGACTGCGCTTTATGTAATCGCTCTGCAGCCTTAGCGAAGCTACCTTCCTCCACCAACACTTGCAGCACCTTAAATGCATCAACATCAATCCGCATATTGCTCTCCTAACGTAAACATAAATATACCATCTAAAAAATAGATGGTGTTAGGTTAATTATTATTCTTTTTTTTGCTGTTGTTAGCAACTAAATTGATAACAAGATCACATTATTAGAATAAGTGCGAACGCACACAGAAAGGAAAGCCAGTATGCCATTTTATGTGAAGCAGGGAGAGATCCCTACCAAGCGTCATATTACATTCAAAAAAGACAATGGGGAGCTTTATCGTGAAGAGCTGTTCTCTACCCATGGCTTTTCCAATATCTATTCGAATAAATATCACCACAACATGCCAACAAAAGCATTGGAAGTTGCGCCTTATAGCTTAAGCCATGGTGCAGACTGGCAAGACTCGTTAGTACAAAATTATAAGCTCGATACTAAACAAGCTGATTGCCAAGGTAACTTCTTTAATGCCCGCAATAAGATTTTCTTCAATAACGACGTGGCGATGTACACCGCTAAAGTGACTGAAGATACTGACGAATTTTATCGTAACGCCTATGCCGATGAGGTGCTTTTTGTTCACGAAGGTGAAGGGACGTTACTCAGTGAGTACGGTGCCTTAGCAGTTAAGAAATGGGATTATCTCATCATTCCAAGAGGGACTACCTACCAACTTAAATTTAATGACTATAAGGCTGCTCGCCTGTTTGTCATCGAGTCTTCGACCATGGTTGAAGTTCCGAAGCACTTTCGAAACGAATATGGGCAGATGCTTGAGTCAGCTCCATACTGCGAACGAGATATACGTACCCCAGTTTTGCAAGAGGCCATTGTTGAGAAAGGTAATTTTTCATTAGTGTGTAAATTTGGCGATAAATATCAGCTTACCGCCTTAGAGTGGCACCCGTTTGATTTGGTCGGTTGGGATGGTTGTGTATACCCGTGGGCGTTCAATATTCAGGAATATGCGCCTAAGGTCGGTAAGATCCACCTTCCACCTTCTGACCACTTAGTATTTACAGCGCATAACTTTGTTATCTGTAACTTTGTACCACGACCTTATGATTTCCATCCGCAATCTATCCCAGCGCCTTATTACCATTCAAATATCGACAGTGATGAGGTGCTTTACTACGTCGATGGTGACTTTATGAGTCGCACAGGCATCGAAGCGGGATATATGACCCTGCATCAAAAGGGTGTACCGCACGGACCACAACCTGGCAAAACTGAAGCCTCAATAGGCAAAACTGAAACCTACGAATACGCAGTGATGGTCGATACATTCGCCCCACTCAAATTGACTGAACATGTAAAGAACTGCATGAGCATCGACTACAACCGTTCTTGGATTGAAAATTAAACTTAACCAAGAGCAACAGCCATCAACGTAATGGCTACTAAGAATTGATAAAGGATATAACAATGGCAAGCGAACAAAACCCACTTGGCTTACTCGGTATCGAATTTACTGAGTTCGCGACTCCTGAACAAGATTATATGCATCAGGTTTTTATTGATTTTGGCTTTTCTTTACTGAAAAAATCAAAATCTAAAGAGATCCTCTATTACAAGCAAAATGATATTAACTTCCTGCTTAATACAGAACGTAAAGGTTTTTCTGCAGAGTTTGCCAAAAGTCACGGTCCAGCGATTTGCTCAATGGGTTGGCGTGTAGAAGATGCACAGTTTGCCTTTGAAGGCGCGGTTGCTCGCGGTGCAAAGCCTGCAGATGAAGACGCAAAGGATATGCCATACCCAGCCATATACGGT
Encoded proteins:
- a CDS encoding substrate-binding periplasmic protein produces the protein MCSFVFNIIQRLTTAVSKGQKLFLFLILSCTLPVCYADTLYLTSLHWPPYAGSQLKNEGASIAITRAALAAVGHEVQVDFYPWSRAVRMASREDSKYSGYLPEYAYPTEKFVFSYSMGSSPLGLVEQKRHPISWSNQSDLNQYTIGVVQGYVNTEQLDNMIAQGVQPAEAVASDIHNIKKVVSGRIDAAVIDAHVLGYLLGQPDMKSVASRVQLNKRILTQKELYIAFKNNAEGKKWRDLFNQGLGKIDVDKILQENMAQ
- a CDS encoding M14 family zinc carboxypeptidase is translated as MQAAPTELQTLLDLIDSYPQLHAKTLTKVNLKKQSYPVICAELGAKGGNVPCVLFVSGVHGVELIGIQVVIALLESILSRLEWDCQLQQLLTKIKIAFVPIVNPIGLLRSTRCNGHRVDLMRNAPIEAESKVTFLVGGQKLSSHLPWYRGHQGVEQETRALIQYVELLKACSTSLISLDAHSGFGMTDHIWFPFAGSSKPVSSLGQIYYLEQLYQSSYPYHNHYSFSPQSLIYRTHGDIWDYLAANESDKPFLPLTLEMGSWSWVKKNPRQVFNFAGLFNPQKQHRQVRALRKHTVFMQFLLDLAASRELEHMSAEGLKLQNQAAINRWFQR
- a CDS encoding homogentisate 1,2-dioxygenase — translated: MPFYVKQGEIPTKRHITFKKDNGELYREELFSTHGFSNIYSNKYHHNMPTKALEVAPYSLSHGADWQDSLVQNYKLDTKQADCQGNFFNARNKIFFNNDVAMYTAKVTEDTDEFYRNAYADEVLFVHEGEGTLLSEYGALAVKKWDYLIIPRGTTYQLKFNDYKAARLFVIESSTMVEVPKHFRNEYGQMLESAPYCERDIRTPVLQEAIVEKGNFSLVCKFGDKYQLTALEWHPFDLVGWDGCVYPWAFNIQEYAPKVGKIHLPPSDHLVFTAHNFVICNFVPRPYDFHPQSIPAPYYHSNIDSDEVLYYVDGDFMSRTGIEAGYMTLHQKGVPHGPQPGKTEASIGKTETYEYAVMVDTFAPLKLTEHVKNCMSIDYNRSWIEN
- a CDS encoding cytochrome-c peroxidase, which encodes MSTLTNLTIAIATVFSATSFAASEPIEIIPAAIITNPDKVELGKMLFFEPRLSKSGFISCNSCHNLSLGGVDALPTSIGHNWQQGSINSPTVLNAEYGLAQFWDGRAKDLKEQAGGPIANPKEMGFSHELAVDTIRSMPAYQARFAQVYQKDGITIEEITDAIAEFEKTLVTPNAPFDKFLLGDKNAIDADAKAGYQLFKDKGCVSCHNGPAVGGTMYMKMGLVKPFHTNNPAEGRKGVTGKEADKFVFKVPTLRNIELTYPYFHDGSVWELAEAVNTMADIQLGQALSENETKQMVSFLNSLTGEQPQIVLPILPPSTADTPRPVPFAN
- a CDS encoding DUF6508 domain-containing protein; amino-acid sequence: MNNSTIQSHTTGLYKEYAQDLVIGNHFVSDKRLQEFVADLDRDGLLLESFKWDEWYNKSYMVDRPEYIADATLYECQLLVTAMSRLDRFSPGVLSNMRQQGVLNAIVERFRTLSFQPAV
- a CDS encoding LysR family transcriptional regulator, which produces MRIDVDAFKVLQVLVEEGSFAKAAERLHKAQSAVSYQVKKLEQHLGVNLFCRDQYRAELTPEGKVILAEGQRLLQYLTNIEHLASRFSEGWEPKLELVVDGALPMKPIMRALKRMAEQQIPTKVQLNMEFLGGVQERFERDSADLMLVKDYRTGPNYRPQPLPKITSILVTAANHPLASEKNISLFELQRHVELTIEDSSPEKLHRDELQFGGDKVFYLSGFIMKKNALMMGLGFGWMPDFLITDELKSGQLVEVDFSGGNRFSFTPQLVSTMERPLGRAGRLFTELIMDEFNAEKTA
- a CDS encoding alpha/beta fold hydrolase, with protein sequence MSKPSVSHRTKWILLRGLMRDKRHWHDFAVMLQAQVMAHDIDIMALDSRGNGVFSSDKSPLSITEYAGALLEQIEEGDNCIIGLSMGGMIAIEMARLSPKKVSKVVIINTSAANLSPWYRRFSIYAVIDAYRTRNRDNGVDWSEATALKLSSEHLGTSPAMAKKWSKLRQQNRVRLHNAVRQLCACAYFKCCDRLQQPIFVFSGVLDKLVSPECSQSIAEHYRCQLVEFDNAGHDISLDNPAALIAQLKKALL
- a CDS encoding YccF domain-containing protein; the protein is MAVLRLVFNIAWFVLGGFVMGLAWWLAGLLCFISIIGIPFGRACFVIGEMTFWPFGQDSVNRRALTGTEDLGTGAFGMMGNIIWFLLFGIWLTIGHIMHAFACAITIIGIPFALQHLKLAILSLTPIGQTVVAKA
- a CDS encoding PGPGW domain-containing protein, translated to MLKKTLITVVGGLLTLTGAALIILPGPAWLLLPIGLAVLSLEYTWAKHWLKKSQNHMSNTARWLDRKILLRRLKR
- a CDS encoding 1-aminocyclopropane-1-carboxylate deaminase translates to MLINTPIDSIEFNAGRVFVKRDDLLHKEFSGNKARKFAYFLNHEFPDITRLVGYGSPVANSLYSMSALAKLKGWQLDFYTDHIAEQVLKSSKGNFVEAVSNGANVIDLSLIEDRNNRSCRAYIEQVVIPNDNQALFVPEGGRCLYAREGVHQLAKEVSDWFSQRKLTELTVFLPSGTGTTAVFLNEYFVLYAPSISVKTCACVGDEAYLSQQFSELITDVSFHPQIVKTDKKYHFGKLYREFYQIWQKVTEQGIEFELLYDPKGWMCVEKLLSDSEDTNILYIHQGGLLGNATMLPRYQRKYPAT